A stretch of Desulfuromonadales bacterium DNA encodes these proteins:
- a CDS encoding efflux RND transporter periplasmic adaptor subunit, with amino-acid sequence MKKKIIIALLLAAAAGGFLWWRAAQRPAEVRVLATAEVQRGTVRKVLEETGIVKAQVGAIVKIGARATGTIDRMLVKVGDPVAEGQLVAVIDRRELRAQEAEAAARLASARTELDRVRQVYPLRIAQAEAERAQAEAQADYLRGSAARLEALFADRFVSRDEAENVRQQAEAQTRQVAARRANLDRERREAVEEQKKAELAVRQAEAALESIRVRISYTDIHSPIDGVVSQVTAQEGETIVAGLQVANLITVLDPQRLEMWVYVDETDVGQVHQGQQVEFKVDAYPGRIFEGEVLTIYPQPEIRDNIVYYQALVGISPEQATLLRPEMTTQVQIIVAEKADVLLIPNNALKWVDSQQVVFVQAPDGAVRQVTPKLGLTGVTHSEVAEGLAEGEKVATQVELPGAQAGKEKGKP; translated from the coding sequence ATGAAAAAGAAGATCATCATCGCCCTGCTGCTGGCGGCCGCCGCCGGCGGCTTTCTCTGGTGGCGGGCCGCGCAGCGGCCGGCCGAGGTGAGGGTGCTGGCCACCGCCGAGGTGCAGCGCGGCACGGTGCGCAAGGTCCTCGAAGAAACCGGCATCGTCAAGGCCCAGGTCGGCGCCATCGTCAAGATCGGCGCCCGCGCCACCGGCACCATCGACCGGATGCTGGTCAAGGTCGGCGACCCGGTTGCCGAGGGTCAGCTCGTCGCCGTCATCGACCGCCGCGAGCTGCGTGCACAGGAGGCGGAAGCCGCCGCCCGTCTCGCCTCGGCGCGGACCGAATTGGACCGGGTGCGCCAGGTTTACCCGTTGCGCATCGCCCAGGCCGAGGCCGAACGGGCCCAGGCCGAGGCCCAGGCCGACTACCTGCGGGGGAGCGCCGCACGGCTGGAGGCTCTCTTCGCCGACCGTTTCGTTTCCCGCGACGAGGCAGAGAACGTTCGCCAGCAGGCCGAGGCACAGACCCGGCAGGTGGCGGCGCGACGGGCCAATCTCGATCGCGAGCGGCGCGAAGCCGTGGAGGAACAGAAGAAGGCCGAACTGGCGGTCCGGCAGGCCGAGGCGGCCCTGGAGTCGATCCGGGTGCGTATCTCCTATACCGACATTCACAGCCCCATCGACGGCGTCGTCAGTCAGGTCACTGCCCAGGAAGGGGAGACTATCGTCGCCGGCCTGCAGGTGGCGAACTTGATCACCGTCCTTGACCCGCAGCGTCTGGAAATGTGGGTCTACGTCGACGAAACCGACGTCGGCCAGGTGCATCAGGGGCAGCAGGTTGAGTTCAAGGTCGACGCCTACCCGGGACGCATTTTCGAGGGCGAGGTGCTGACCATCTACCCCCAGCCGGAAATCCGCGACAACATCGTCTACTACCAGGCGCTGGTCGGCATCAGTCCGGAGCAGGCGACCCTGTTGCGGCCGGAGATGACGACCCAGGTGCAGATTATCGTGGCCGAAAAGGCGGACGTGCTGCTCATTCCCAACAACGCCCTCAAGTGGGTCGACAGCCAACAGGTAGTCTTCGTTCAGGCGCCGGACGGGGCGGTGCGCCAGGTCACGCCGAAGCTCGGGCTGACCGGCGTGACGCACAGCGAGGTGGCCGAGGGTCTGGCCGAGGGGGAGAAGGTGGCGACCCAGGTGGAGCTGCCCGGGGCGCAGGCCGGCAAGGAGAAGGGGAAACCGTGA
- a CDS encoding ABC transporter ATP-binding protein yields the protein MSGTKALIRLEGMTKTYQQGELAVEVLKGIDLQIAAGEFVALQGPSGSGKSTLMHLLGLLDRPSAGRYWLQGEDVAGLDDDRLSELRNRLIGFLFQTFYLVPYLSALENVVLPGLYSPGSARHLRHRAEELLVQVGLGDRLHFKPSQLSGGQQQRVGLARALVNDPQVLLADEPTGQLDSATSAEIMELIAGIHRQGRTVVLVTHDASTAACAERSIFLHDGRVVHA from the coding sequence GTGAGCGGCACCAAGGCTCTCATCCGCCTCGAGGGGATGACCAAGACCTACCAGCAGGGAGAGCTGGCGGTGGAGGTCCTCAAGGGGATCGACCTGCAAATCGCCGCCGGCGAGTTCGTCGCCCTGCAGGGCCCCTCCGGCTCGGGCAAGTCGACCCTGATGCACCTGCTCGGCCTGCTCGACCGCCCCAGCGCCGGCCGCTACTGGCTGCAGGGGGAGGATGTGGCCGGGCTCGACGACGACCGGCTCAGCGAGCTGCGCAACCGCCTCATCGGCTTCCTCTTCCAGACTTTCTACCTCGTCCCCTACCTCTCCGCCCTGGAGAACGTGGTCCTGCCCGGCCTCTACAGCCCGGGGTCGGCCCGCCATCTGCGGCACCGGGCCGAGGAACTGCTGGTGCAGGTGGGGCTGGGCGACCGCCTCCACTTCAAGCCGAGCCAGCTCTCCGGCGGCCAGCAGCAGCGCGTCGGCCTGGCCCGCGCCCTGGTCAACGACCCGCAGGTGCTGCTGGCCGACGAGCCGACCGGCCAGCTCGACTCGGCGACCAGCGCCGAAATCATGGAGTTGATCGCCGGCATTCACCGCCAGGGGCGAACCGTGGTCCTGGTCACCCATGACGCGTCGACCGCCGCCTGCGCCGAGCGGAGTATTTTCCTGCATGACGGCCGGGTCGTCCATGCTTGA
- a CDS encoding ABC transporter permease: protein MTAGSSMLDILRQLTRVCGMAGTALWAYRLRSAFVVAAIALGIASLTVIVASIDGAERKARQIVEMFGPDAAFVLGGDIESRAVGQRTRTLSYEDARRIRAELPGVYLVVPMRSRSNVAVRFGDRRMDMLTVVGSTAGYAEVWNWPLAEGRDFSEEDVERGAKVALIGDTPARELFGDASPLGFTILVDNLPVQIIGRLAYRGVAGMGPPVDDRIILPITTLTQRFNLDRKYFRALRVKFTDPENMDFHVENLRSLLRRLHNLAPGDKDDFTILTADEILKFLSMFKGGLLLFLGITAAVAMVVGGFVLANLFYLSVSERRTEIGLKKALGAKSRVILQQFLAEAVGLTLIGALFGMALGMGMGQLLERLEILQILFSWKVFVYSVAAAVAIGLLFGLKPARQAAALPPVEALKGV, encoded by the coding sequence ATGACGGCCGGGTCGTCCATGCTTGACATCCTGCGCCAGCTCACGCGGGTGTGCGGCATGGCCGGCACCGCGCTCTGGGCCTACCGGCTGCGCAGCGCCTTCGTCGTCGCCGCCATCGCCCTGGGGATCGCCTCCCTGACCGTTATCGTCGCCTCCATCGACGGCGCCGAGCGCAAGGCGCGGCAGATCGTCGAGATGTTCGGTCCCGACGCCGCCTTCGTCCTCGGCGGCGACATCGAGAGTCGGGCCGTCGGGCAGCGCACCCGGACCCTCTCCTATGAGGATGCCCGCCGCATTCGCGCCGAGCTGCCCGGCGTCTACCTGGTGGTGCCGATGCGCTCGCGCAGCAACGTCGCCGTTCGGTTCGGCGACCGCCGGATGGATATGCTGACCGTGGTCGGCTCCACCGCCGGTTATGCCGAGGTCTGGAACTGGCCGCTGGCCGAGGGGCGCGACTTCAGCGAGGAGGACGTCGAGCGGGGGGCGAAGGTCGCCCTGATCGGCGACACGCCGGCCCGGGAGCTCTTCGGCGACGCCTCCCCCCTGGGCTTCACCATTCTGGTCGACAACCTGCCGGTACAGATCATCGGCCGGCTCGCCTATCGCGGGGTGGCCGGCATGGGGCCACCGGTCGACGACCGCATCATCCTCCCCATCACCACGCTGACCCAGCGCTTCAATCTCGACCGCAAGTATTTCCGGGCGCTGCGGGTCAAGTTCACCGATCCGGAAAACATGGACTTTCATGTCGAGAACCTGCGGAGCCTGCTGCGCCGACTGCATAACCTTGCCCCCGGCGACAAGGACGACTTCACCATCCTCACCGCTGACGAGATCCTCAAGTTCCTCTCCATGTTCAAGGGAGGGCTGCTCCTTTTCCTCGGCATTACCGCCGCGGTGGCGATGGTGGTCGGCGGCTTCGTCTTGGCCAATCTCTTCTACCTCAGCGTCAGCGAGCGACGTACCGAGATCGGCCTGAAGAAGGCGCTGGGCGCCAAGAGCCGGGTGATCCTGCAGCAGTTCCTGGCCGAAGCGGTCGGCCTCACCCTGATCGGCGCCCTGTTCGGCATGGCCCTCGGCATGGGGATGGGCCAACTGCTGGAGCGGCTGGAGATCCTGCAGATCCTCTTCTCCTGGAAGGTCTTTGTCTACTCGGTGGCGGCGGCGGTCGCCATCGGCCTCCTCTTCGGCCTCAAGCCGGCCCGCCAGGCCGCCGCCCTGCCGCCGGTGGAAGCGTTGAAGGGGGTGTGA
- a CDS encoding ABC transporter permease, with protein sequence MLFSLKIVLASLRLHRLRTILAVTGVLLGALALTGVQHVGRAMYAKAEMETAKLGSNLFMARSGQVRFGRSPGQGRVRGETTNFTLADARALMDALPAARLGAPFISATMPVRAGDTKVPTQIVASWPAYAEVRNLDVAAGRFLSEADEAERERVCVLGDKIARRLFGRPEAAVGQQVFLFHASVRVVGVLAPKGADIVGTDQDDQILVPLSTYMRRFANQDWISGVYIQLADPQAYSVAKAAAGEILRRRHYLGPGEKDDFSLITAHDTMQVQEQALGLVQTLGWISSGVSFAVGGLGILSIMVLLVRTRRLEIGVRRAVGARRRDIIRQFVLEAGLMAGVGGALGVLGGVGLVVVVTGFGQMPLVLDPLLLAAVLAGSVVLGLAAGAYPAWQAAHVEVLEVLRNE encoded by the coding sequence ATGCTTTTCAGCCTCAAAATCGTCCTCGCCTCCCTGCGCCTGCACCGGCTGCGCACCATCCTGGCGGTTACCGGCGTGCTCCTCGGCGCCCTGGCCCTGACCGGGGTGCAGCACGTCGGCCGGGCGATGTATGCCAAGGCCGAGATGGAAACGGCCAAGCTCGGCTCCAACCTGTTCATGGCCCGCTCCGGCCAGGTCCGCTTCGGCCGCAGCCCCGGCCAGGGGCGGGTGCGAGGCGAGACCACCAACTTTACCCTGGCCGACGCCCGCGCGCTGATGGATGCTCTCCCCGCGGCCCGGCTCGGCGCCCCCTTCATCAGCGCCACCATGCCGGTGCGTGCGGGCGATACCAAGGTTCCCACCCAGATTGTAGCCAGCTGGCCCGCCTACGCCGAGGTGCGCAACCTGGACGTGGCCGCCGGCCGTTTCCTCTCGGAGGCCGACGAAGCGGAGCGGGAGCGGGTCTGCGTCCTCGGCGACAAGATCGCCCGCCGCCTGTTCGGCCGGCCCGAGGCGGCGGTCGGCCAGCAAGTCTTCCTCTTCCACGCCAGCGTCCGGGTGGTCGGCGTGCTGGCGCCCAAGGGGGCGGACATCGTCGGCACCGACCAGGACGACCAGATCCTTGTCCCCCTCTCCACCTACATGCGGCGCTTCGCCAACCAGGACTGGATCAGCGGGGTCTACATCCAGCTCGCCGACCCGCAGGCCTACTCCGTGGCCAAGGCGGCCGCCGGCGAGATCCTGCGCCGCCGTCATTACCTCGGCCCCGGCGAGAAGGACGACTTCTCCCTGATCACCGCCCACGACACCATGCAGGTTCAGGAGCAGGCCCTCGGGCTGGTGCAGACCCTGGGCTGGATCAGCTCCGGCGTCTCCTTTGCCGTCGGCGGCCTCGGCATCCTCTCGATCATGGTTCTGCTGGTACGCACCCGCCGGCTGGAGATCGGCGTGCGGCGGGCGGTAGGGGCGAGGCGGCGGGACATCATCCGCCAGTTCGTGCTCGAGGCGGGTCTGATGGCGGGGGTCGGCGGGGCGCTCGGCGTTCTGGGCGGGGTCGGGCTGGTGGTGGTGGTCACCGGCTTCGGCCAGATGCCGCTGGTTCTCGACCCGCTGCTGCTCGCGGCCGTGCTCGCCGGCTCGGTCGTTCTCGGCCTTGCCGCCGGCGCCTACCCGGCCTGGCAGGCGGCGCATGTGGAGGTGCTGGAGGTGCTGCGGAACGAGTAG